The genomic window GCCTTGTGGTCCTGGCTCGATTCCAGGACGTAGATGCTGGAGGAGTCGTCCACGAGGGCCAGGATCGACGCTTCTTCGCCCGTCAGCCGTTCCTCGATCACCACCACGTCGCCGGACGCGCCGAACGTCCGGTCCTTCAAGATCGCCTCGACCGCCTGGCGCGCCTCGTTCTGGTTGGCGCAGACGAAGACGCCCTTCCCCGCCGCCAGGCCCGACGCCTTGACGACCAGCGGCTCCTCGTGCTGGTCGATGTACCGCAGGGCATCGCGCAACTTCGTGAAGATGCGGAACTCCGCCGTCGGCACCGCGTGGTGCATCATCACCGTCTTCGACCACTCCTTCGACCCCTCGACCTGGGCCGCCTCGCGCGTCGGCCCGAAGATCCGGAGGCCCGCCCCCTGGAACCGGTCCACGATGCCGGCGACGAGCGGCTGCTCCGGCCCCACGACCGTCAGGCCGATCTTGTTGGCCTTCGCGAACTTCACCAGGTCGTCAATCCTCTCGGCCTCGATGGGCACGCACTCGGCGCACCGGGCGATGCCGGGGTTCCCCGGCGCCGCGTAGAGTTTCTTGCAGTGAGGCGACTGGGCGAGTTTCCACGCCAGCGCGTGCTCGCGCCCGCCGCTGCCGACCAGCAGAATCTTCATTGCGTCTCCTCTTCCGCCACACCTGTGGAAATCAGGACGGGCATTTTAGCGCCGCCCGCGCCCCCGGCTCAAGCAAAATGCCGGGGGTGCTTTGTGTGGCACGGCCGGTCTTGCCCGGCCGTGTCCCGGCGCGCCGGGACGCACGGCGGGACCCGCCTTCGCCCTTCGGGCTACGGCGTGGCAAGCAAGACCCGCCGTGCCACACAAGCCTGGCGCGGCACCGCGCCTGTTTGACCCCCGCGCTTGATTTGGCGGAACCGTCCCGCTACGATGCGTTGCGAGCGACCCATGCGCATTATTGCCGGGATTCATCGCGGGCGGAAACTCCTGGCGCCGGAGGGACTCGTCACCCGGCCGATGACCGACCGCGTCCGCGAAAACCTCTTCAACATCCTCGGACCTTATCTCGAAGGCGCGGTCGTCCTCGACCTTTTCTGCGGGTCCGGGGCGCTGGGCCTGGAGGCCCTGAGCCGGGGGGCGCACCTTTGCCAGTTCGTGGACGCCGACCCGGCCGCCGTCAAAGCCACCGAAACCAACGCCGCCACCCTGCGCTTAAGCGGCGAGGTGCGGATCGTCCGGCGGGACGCCCTTCGGCCGGGCACATGGATCAAGGCCCCCGGCGGCGCGGGCTACACACTGGTCTTCGCGGACCCGCCGTACCGTCTGACGGCCGACGAGGCCGGGCGCCAGCGCCTGGCCGAGATGGCCCGGAGTCTGGCGGACCTGGGGTGTCTGGCCCCGGGGGCCGTGGCGATGCTCCGCGCGAAGCGCGGCGTCCCGATGGACCGGCCCTGGCCCGGATTCAACTTGTTCGACGAGCGGACCTACGGCACGACGACGCTGTACCTCATGGAATACGCGGGGACGAACATTTAGCCGCCGCGCCCGCCACACGGATGGCGGGTAAACTTGCGCGGCGCGCTCGAGGCAATCGCATGACACGAGCGGACACAAGCCCCCCTGCCCGATACCACTATCTGGACCCGGACACGCTGGTCCGGCTGGGCAACCTGAACGTAGTCGCCCGCACGGTCGTCGAGGGATTCATCTCGGGCCTCCACCGCAGCCCCCATCACGGGTTCTCGGTCGAGTTCTCCGAGCATCGCCCCTACGCGCCGGGCGACGAGCCGAGGCACCTGGACTGGGTCGCCTACGCCAAGACCGACCGCTTCTACGTCAAGCAGTACGAGCAGGAGACGAACCTGCGGTGCTACATCCTCCTGGACTCCAGCGCATCGATGAACTATTCGAGCGGCCGGGGCCTGACGAAACTCGAGTACGGGTCGTTCCTGGCGGCGACGCTGGCGTACCTGATGACGCGGCAGCAGGACGTCGTCGGCCTGGTGGCGTTCGACAATCAGATCCGCCTGCACATGCCGCCCGGCGGATCGCCCGCCCACCTGAACGAAATGTGCCGGCGCCTCGAACACCTCAAGACGGGCGAGGTCACGCGCCTCGCCAAGCCGTTCCACGACCTCGCCGAGATGATCAAGCGCCGGGGCCTTATCATCGTCATCAGCGACCTCTACGACGACGAGAGCGAGGTCATCCGCGCCTTGCGCCATTTTCGGCACAAGAAACACGGCGTCATCCTGTTTCACATCTTCGACGCGGCGGAACTGGAGTTCCCCTTCCGCAAACTCACCCAGTTCGTGGACCTCGAGACCGACGAACGGTACCAGGTGGACCCCAAGGCCATCCGCGACCAGTACCTCGCGGAACTCCGCGCCTTCATCGACCGCCACAAGAAAGCCTGCTCGGACAGCGACTCCGAGT from Planctomycetota bacterium includes these protein-coding regions:
- a CDS encoding DUF58 domain-containing protein, which produces MTRADTSPPARYHYLDPDTLVRLGNLNVVARTVVEGFISGLHRSPHHGFSVEFSEHRPYAPGDEPRHLDWVAYAKTDRFYVKQYEQETNLRCYILLDSSASMNYSSGRGLTKLEYGSFLAATLAYLMTRQQDVVGLVAFDNQIRLHMPPGGSPAHLNEMCRRLEHLKTGEVTRLAKPFHDLAEMIKRRGLIIVISDLYDDESEVIRALRHFRHKKHGVILFHIFDAAELEFPFRKLTQFVDLETDERYQVDPKAIRDQYLAELRAFIDRHKKACSDSDSEYLLTDTSVPYDFLLRSYLARRQQMR
- the rsmD gene encoding 16S rRNA (guanine(966)-N(2))-methyltransferase RsmD, translated to MRIIAGIHRGRKLLAPEGLVTRPMTDRVRENLFNILGPYLEGAVVLDLFCGSGALGLEALSRGAHLCQFVDADPAAVKATETNAATLRLSGEVRIVRRDALRPGTWIKAPGGAGYTLVFADPPYRLTADEAGRQRLAEMARSLADLGCLAPGAVAMLRAKRGVPMDRPWPGFNLFDERTYGTTTLYLMEYAGTNI
- a CDS encoding ATP-grasp domain-containing protein, whose translation is MKILLVGSGGREHALAWKLAQSPHCKKLYAAPGNPGIARCAECVPIEAERIDDLVKFAKANKIGLTVVGPEQPLVAGIVDRFQGAGLRIFGPTREAAQVEGSKEWSKTVMMHHAVPTAEFRIFTKLRDALRYIDQHEEPLVVKASGLAAGKGVFVCANQNEARQAVEAILKDRTFGASGDVVVIEERLTGEEASILALVDDSSSIYVLESSQDHKA